In the genome of Nocardioides seonyuensis, one region contains:
- a CDS encoding FMN reductase — translation MSHRIVVVTAGLTVPSSTRLLADQLAESVTTQVSARGEEVSVEVIELRELAGELATFMTSGGVPTPTLTRVREQVSGADGLIAVTPVFSASYSGLFKMFFDALDPTSLSGMPVLLGATAGTARHSLVLEHAMRPLFAYLRAVVAPTAVFAATEDFGSSGLAERIARAAAELATSVLAQGDYALEGFGPDLAARPRRTSGTQVDSDVTPFADLLKGHSG, via the coding sequence ATGAGCCACCGCATCGTGGTCGTCACCGCGGGCCTCACCGTCCCGTCCTCCACCCGGCTGCTCGCCGACCAGCTCGCCGAGTCTGTGACCACCCAGGTCAGCGCCCGCGGCGAGGAGGTGTCGGTCGAGGTCATCGAGCTCCGTGAGCTGGCGGGCGAGCTCGCCACGTTCATGACGAGCGGCGGCGTCCCCACCCCGACCCTCACGCGGGTGCGCGAGCAGGTCTCCGGCGCCGACGGCCTGATCGCCGTCACCCCGGTCTTCAGCGCCTCCTACAGCGGGCTGTTCAAGATGTTTTTCGACGCCCTCGACCCCACGTCCCTCTCCGGGATGCCGGTGCTCCTCGGCGCCACGGCCGGTACGGCACGCCACTCGCTCGTCCTCGAGCACGCGATGCGACCGCTCTTCGCCTACCTGCGCGCAGTCGTCGCTCCCACGGCGGTGTTCGCGGCGACCGAGGACTTCGGCTCCTCCGGCCTGGCCGAGCGCATCGCGCGGGCGGCAGCCGAGCTCGCGACCTCGGTGCTGGCGCAGGGTGACTACGCGCTCGAGGGCTTCGGGCCCGACCTCGCCGCGCGCCCCCGTCGTACCTCCGGCACCCAGGTCGACAGCGACGTCACGCCCTTCGCCGACCTGCTCAAGGGCCACTCCGGCTGA
- a CDS encoding LLM class flavin-dependent oxidoreductase produces the protein MQFGIFSVSDVTADPTTGKRPTEGERIEAMTRIALKAEEVGLDVFATGEHHNPPFVASSPTTHLGYIAAKTEKLLLSTATTLITTNDPVKIAEDYAFLQHLSGGRVDLMMGRGNTGPVYPWFGKDIRKGIELAVENYHLLRKLWREPVVNWQGEFRTPLQGYTSTPAPLDGTPPFVWHGSIRSPEIAEQAAYYGDGFFHNHIFWNKEHTEQMVRLYRQRFEHYGHGAADQAIVGLGGQVFMGTTEAEAKRQFRPYFDNAPVYGHGPSLEDFSELTPLTVGTPEQVIERTLGFADYAGDYQRQLFLIDHAGLPVEVVLEQMEILGKEVVPVLRAEFERRRPAHVPSDPPTHASLVAAGPDGPHHLVEPARPKVDA, from the coding sequence ATGCAGTTCGGCATCTTCAGCGTCAGCGACGTCACGGCTGACCCGACCACCGGCAAGCGCCCCACCGAGGGCGAGCGGATCGAGGCGATGACCCGGATCGCGCTCAAGGCCGAGGAGGTCGGCCTCGACGTCTTCGCGACCGGCGAGCACCACAACCCGCCGTTCGTCGCGTCCTCGCCCACCACGCACCTGGGCTACATCGCGGCGAAGACCGAGAAGCTCCTCCTCTCGACCGCGACGACGCTCATCACGACCAACGACCCCGTCAAGATCGCCGAGGACTACGCCTTCCTGCAGCACCTCTCCGGTGGACGCGTCGACCTGATGATGGGCCGCGGAAACACCGGCCCTGTCTACCCGTGGTTCGGCAAGGACATCCGTAAGGGCATCGAGCTCGCGGTCGAGAACTACCACCTCCTGCGCAAGCTCTGGCGCGAGCCGGTCGTCAACTGGCAGGGCGAGTTCCGCACTCCCCTGCAGGGCTACACCTCCACGCCCGCGCCGCTCGACGGCACGCCGCCCTTCGTCTGGCACGGCTCCATCCGCAGCCCCGAGATCGCCGAGCAGGCGGCCTACTACGGCGACGGGTTCTTCCACAACCACATCTTCTGGAACAAGGAGCACACCGAGCAGATGGTGCGCCTCTACCGCCAGCGCTTCGAGCACTACGGCCACGGCGCGGCCGACCAGGCGATCGTCGGCCTGGGCGGGCAGGTCTTCATGGGGACGACCGAGGCCGAGGCCAAGCGGCAGTTCCGCCCCTACTTCGACAACGCGCCCGTCTACGGCCACGGCCCCTCCCTCGAGGACTTCTCCGAGCTCACCCCGCTGACCGTCGGGACCCCCGAGCAGGTCATCGAGCGCACGCTCGGCTTCGCCGACTACGCCGGTGACTACCAGCGCCAGCTGTTCCTCATCGACCACGCCGGCCTGCCGGTCGAGGTCGTGCTCGAGCAGATGGAGATCCTCGGCAAGGAGGTCGTGCCGGTGCTGCGCGCGGAGTTCGAGCGCCGCCGCCCGGCCCACGTGCCGAGCGACCCGCCGACCCACGCCTCGCTGGTCGCGGCCGGCCCCGACGGCCCCCACCACCTGGTCGAGCCGGCTCGACCGAAGGTCGACGCATGA
- a CDS encoding heavy-metal-associated domain-containing protein — protein sequence MDTQTLTVTGMTCGHCVASVTEEISELDGVENVDVTLETGQVVVTSSQPLDPAAVKAAVEEAGYAVA from the coding sequence ATGGACACCCAGACCCTCACCGTCACCGGCATGACCTGCGGCCACTGCGTCGCCTCCGTCACCGAGGAGATCTCCGAGCTCGACGGCGTCGAGAACGTCGACGTCACCCTCGAGACCGGCCAGGTCGTCGTCACCAGCAGCCAGCCCCTCGACCCCGCGGCCGTCAAGGCCGCCGTCGAGGAAGCCGGCTACGCCGTGGCATGA
- a CDS encoding VOC family protein, translated as MASKLNPYVNVLDGKAREAAEFYQSVLGGDLAISTFGEMGTEGPVAEQVMHAQLETPAGFTLMIADAPPEMVSVTMGDNISISISGDQAEAESLRGWFAALAEGGEVRQPLEPAPWGDEFGMLVDKFGIGWMVNITGE; from the coding sequence ATGGCCAGCAAGCTCAACCCCTACGTCAACGTCCTCGACGGCAAGGCCCGAGAGGCCGCGGAGTTCTACCAGTCGGTGCTCGGCGGCGACCTGGCGATCAGCACCTTCGGCGAGATGGGCACCGAGGGCCCAGTCGCCGAGCAGGTGATGCACGCCCAGCTCGAGACGCCGGCAGGCTTCACCCTCATGATCGCCGACGCGCCCCCGGAGATGGTCTCGGTCACCATGGGCGACAACATCTCGATCAGCATCTCCGGCGACCAGGCCGAGGCCGAGTCGCTGCGTGGCTGGTTCGCCGCACTCGCCGAGGGAGGCGAGGTGCGCCAGCCGCTCGAGCCCGCCCCGTGGGGTGACGAGTTCGGCATGCTGGTCGACAAGTTCGGCATCGGCTGGATGGTCAACATCACCGGCGAGTGA
- a CDS encoding glucose 1-dehydrogenase, whose protein sequence is MRALTVKPLEPGTVRVEELPDPSPGDGELLVRGVAVGVCGTDKEIVRGEYGWAPPSSERLVLGHESLGRVERAPEGSGFSVGDLVAGVVRRPDPEPCGACAHDEWDMCRNGRYTERGIKELHGYASELWTVPTGFAVRVESRLGLAGVLTEPASVVAKAWEQVDRVGARAWFEPETVLVTGAGPIGLLAAMIGVQRGLDVHVLDLVTDGPKPDLVRDLGATYHSSSIEEIARTHRPDVVVEATGVASLVFAAMAETAPYGIVCLTGVSSGGRHIHVDAGSLNRDIVLENDAVVGSVNANLRHYEQGAQALAAAEGDWLARLVTTQVPLDDAPEVFDRDGGDDVKVVITLD, encoded by the coding sequence GTGCGAGCACTCACCGTGAAGCCCCTGGAGCCCGGAACCGTCCGCGTCGAGGAGCTGCCCGACCCGAGTCCCGGCGACGGCGAGCTGCTGGTGCGCGGCGTCGCCGTGGGCGTGTGCGGCACCGACAAGGAGATCGTCCGTGGCGAGTACGGCTGGGCGCCCCCCTCGAGCGAACGGCTGGTCCTGGGCCACGAGTCCCTCGGACGCGTCGAGCGGGCTCCCGAGGGGAGCGGCTTCAGTGTGGGCGACCTCGTGGCGGGTGTCGTACGACGACCGGACCCCGAGCCCTGCGGGGCGTGCGCGCACGACGAGTGGGACATGTGCCGCAACGGCAGGTACACCGAGCGAGGCATCAAGGAGCTGCACGGCTACGCGAGCGAGCTGTGGACCGTCCCGACCGGCTTCGCCGTGAGGGTCGAGTCCCGACTGGGCCTGGCCGGGGTGCTCACCGAGCCGGCCAGCGTGGTCGCCAAGGCGTGGGAGCAGGTCGACCGGGTGGGTGCGCGCGCGTGGTTCGAGCCGGAGACGGTCCTCGTCACCGGCGCCGGGCCGATCGGCCTGCTGGCCGCGATGATCGGGGTGCAGCGCGGGCTCGACGTGCACGTGCTCGACCTGGTGACCGACGGCCCCAAGCCCGACCTGGTGCGTGACCTCGGGGCGACCTACCACTCGAGCAGCATCGAGGAGATCGCCCGGACGCACCGCCCGGACGTCGTGGTGGAGGCGACGGGGGTCGCCAGCCTGGTGTTCGCCGCGATGGCCGAGACGGCGCCGTACGGCATCGTCTGCCTCACCGGGGTCTCGAGCGGAGGGCGGCACATCCACGTCGACGCCGGCAGCCTCAACCGCGACATCGTGCTCGAGAACGACGCGGTCGTCGGCTCGGTCAACGCGAACCTCCGGCACTACGAGCAGGGCGCTCAGGCGCTCGCCGCCGCCGAGGGCGACTGGCTGGCGCGGCTGGTGACCACGCAGGTCCCGCTCGACGACGCACCTGAGGTCTTCGACCGGGACGGCGGTGACGACGTGAAGGTGGTCATCACCCTCGACTGA
- a CDS encoding tetratricopeptide repeat protein, with protein MTDFTPFEEMLRGHAGLFEDTAHDRWVRAQRLFEERAYREAAVLLAELISEAGDVGHELTDARLLLARAYFHSAQLDSAIRVSTELLEHDPHEPYAHLLIGRALQRQGKRDEAARHLKLADLLGGYRT; from the coding sequence ATGACCGACTTCACCCCGTTCGAGGAGATGCTCCGCGGCCACGCCGGGCTGTTCGAGGACACCGCCCACGACAGGTGGGTCCGCGCGCAGCGGCTCTTCGAGGAGCGCGCCTACCGCGAGGCCGCCGTACTGCTCGCCGAGCTGATCTCCGAGGCCGGCGACGTGGGCCACGAGCTCACCGACGCCCGGCTCCTGCTGGCGCGTGCCTACTTCCACTCCGCCCAGCTCGACAGCGCGATCCGCGTCTCCACCGAGCTGCTCGAGCACGACCCGCACGAGCCCTACGCACACCTGCTCATCGGTCGCGCCCTGCAGCGCCAGGGCAAGCGCGACGAGGCCGCCCGCCACCTCAAGCTGGCCGACCTCCTGGGCGGCTACCGCACCTGA
- a CDS encoding DNA polymerase IV, translating into MTAWVLHVDMDQFLAAVELLRRPELRGMPVVVGGRGDPTERGVVSTASYEAREFGVRSGMPLRTALKRCPDAVFLPVDFPVYEAASERVMATLRAHPGAVVEVLGWDEAFVGVETDDPVATAHALRAEVLAATDLHCSVGVGDTLVRAKIATDFGKPQGTFMLTRDNWLEVMGDRPTTALWGVGKRIAARLSAVGIETVAQLASAPEDVLVGGFGPSMGPHYGRLGRGGGRSTVDDTPWVARAHGHERTFQTDLVDVAEVEAAVHDLAAAVVADLRREGRACQRVHLKVRFAPFFTFTRIRKLTEPTYDASVVAATALDLLRGLDDDRPIRLLGVRGEMVPPEGGY; encoded by the coding sequence ATGACCGCCTGGGTGCTCCACGTCGACATGGACCAGTTCCTGGCTGCGGTCGAGCTCCTGCGCCGGCCGGAGCTGCGTGGGATGCCCGTCGTGGTGGGCGGTCGCGGCGACCCGACCGAGCGCGGGGTGGTGAGCACGGCGTCGTACGAGGCGCGGGAGTTCGGCGTGCGCTCCGGCATGCCGCTGCGAACCGCCCTCAAGCGGTGTCCGGACGCGGTGTTCCTGCCGGTCGACTTCCCGGTCTACGAAGCCGCCTCCGAGCGTGTGATGGCCACGCTCCGAGCCCATCCCGGTGCGGTGGTGGAGGTGCTCGGCTGGGACGAGGCGTTCGTCGGCGTCGAGACCGACGACCCGGTGGCGACGGCCCACGCGCTGCGCGCCGAGGTGCTCGCCGCCACCGACCTGCACTGCTCGGTGGGCGTCGGCGACACGCTCGTGCGCGCCAAGATCGCCACCGACTTCGGCAAGCCGCAGGGCACCTTCATGCTCACGCGCGACAACTGGCTCGAGGTGATGGGCGACCGCCCCACGACGGCGTTGTGGGGTGTCGGGAAGCGCATCGCGGCGCGGCTCTCCGCGGTCGGCATCGAGACGGTGGCGCAGCTGGCGTCAGCCCCGGAGGACGTCCTGGTGGGCGGGTTCGGTCCGTCGATGGGGCCGCACTACGGCCGCCTGGGCCGAGGCGGCGGGCGCTCGACGGTCGACGACACCCCGTGGGTGGCGCGCGCTCACGGCCACGAGCGGACCTTCCAGACCGACCTCGTCGACGTCGCCGAGGTCGAGGCGGCGGTCCACGACCTGGCCGCTGCCGTGGTCGCCGACCTGCGCCGGGAGGGCCGGGCCTGCCAGCGCGTCCACCTCAAGGTGAGGTTCGCGCCGTTCTTCACCTTCACCCGGATCCGCAAGCTGACCGAGCCGACGTACGACGCCTCGGTCGTCGCCGCGACCGCGCTCGACCTGCTGCGTGGCCTGGACGACGACCGGCCGATCCGCCTGCTGGGCGTGCGCGGGGAGATGGTGCCGCCGGAGGGCGGCTACTGA
- a CDS encoding metal-sensitive transcriptional regulator, whose translation MSEHEHEHSYIAHGTKDAHLKRLKRIEGQVRGIARMVDEEKYCIDILTQVSAVTRALQALSLGLLDEHMEHCVVEAVRQGGDEQERKLKEASDAIARLVKS comes from the coding sequence ATGAGCGAGCACGAGCACGAGCACAGCTACATCGCCCACGGCACCAAGGACGCCCACCTCAAGCGCCTCAAGCGCATCGAGGGGCAGGTCCGCGGGATCGCCCGGATGGTCGACGAGGAGAAGTACTGCATCGACATCCTCACGCAGGTGTCCGCGGTGACCCGCGCCCTCCAGGCGCTCTCGCTCGGCCTGCTCGACGAGCACATGGAGCACTGCGTCGTCGAGGCGGTCCGTCAGGGCGGCGACGAGCAGGAGCGCAAGCTCAAGGAAGCCAGCGACGCCATCGCTCGCCTCGTGAAGTCCTGA
- a CDS encoding RimK family alpha-L-glutamate ligase yields MKLAILSRAPHSYSTQRLRHAAVQRGHDVKVLNTLRFGIDLSGEEPDLLFRGKQLSTYDAVLPRIGNSITYFGTAVVRQFEQMDVYTPNTAYGITSARDKLRATQILSRHEIPMPPTTFVRDRADVIPAIERVGGAPVVIKLLEGTQGIGVILAPTIKVAEAIIETLQSTRQNVLIQRFVKESKGRDIRALVVGDRVVAAMRRVAQGDEFRSNVHRGGSVEPVDLDPEFERVAVRSAQIMGLRVAGVDMLEGRRGPQVMEVNSSPGLQGVETATKLDVAGAIIDYIDNQVAFPEIDVRQRLSVSTGYGVAEIVVHGDADLVGKTLGESGLREKDISVLTLHRGITVIPNPRASHVLEPEDRLLCFGKLEEMRSMIPSRRGRSRKVKRLPKNPIDGS; encoded by the coding sequence GTGAAGCTGGCGATCTTGTCCCGGGCCCCGCACTCCTACAGCACCCAGCGACTGCGCCACGCCGCCGTCCAGCGTGGCCACGACGTCAAGGTCCTCAACACGCTGCGCTTCGGCATCGACCTCTCCGGCGAGGAGCCCGACCTGCTCTTCCGTGGCAAGCAGCTGTCGACGTACGACGCCGTGCTCCCGCGCATCGGCAACTCCATCACCTACTTCGGCACCGCCGTCGTGCGGCAGTTCGAGCAGATGGACGTCTACACGCCCAACACGGCCTACGGCATCACCAGCGCGCGCGACAAGCTGCGCGCCACCCAGATCCTCTCGCGCCACGAGATCCCGATGCCGCCGACGACGTTCGTCCGCGACCGCGCGGACGTGATCCCGGCGATCGAGCGCGTCGGTGGGGCGCCCGTCGTCATCAAGCTGCTCGAGGGCACCCAGGGCATCGGCGTCATCCTCGCGCCGACGATCAAGGTCGCCGAGGCGATCATCGAGACGTTGCAGAGCACCCGCCAGAACGTGCTGATCCAGCGCTTCGTCAAGGAGAGCAAGGGCCGTGACATCCGCGCACTCGTCGTCGGCGACCGGGTCGTGGCGGCGATGCGGCGGGTCGCCCAGGGCGACGAGTTCCGCTCCAACGTCCACCGCGGTGGGTCCGTGGAGCCCGTCGACCTCGACCCGGAGTTCGAGCGGGTCGCGGTCCGGTCGGCGCAGATCATGGGCCTGCGGGTCGCAGGCGTCGACATGCTCGAGGGCCGGAGGGGTCCTCAGGTGATGGAGGTGAACTCCTCCCCGGGCCTCCAGGGTGTCGAGACGGCGACCAAGCTCGACGTGGCCGGCGCGATCATCGACTACATCGACAACCAGGTGGCCTTCCCGGAGATCGACGTACGACAGCGGCTCAGCGTCTCCACGGGCTACGGCGTGGCCGAGATCGTCGTCCACGGCGACGCCGACCTGGTCGGCAAGACGCTGGGTGAGTCAGGGCTCCGCGAGAAGGACATCAGCGTCCTCACGCTCCACCGGGGGATCACGGTGATCCCTAACCCCCGCGCCAGCCACGTGCTCGAGCCGGAGGACCGGCTGCTGTGCTTCGGCAAGCTGGAGGAGATGCGCTCGATGATCCCGTCGCGCCGCGGGCGCAGCCGCAAGGTCAAGCGGCTGCCCAAGAACCCGATCGACGGGTCGTGA
- a CDS encoding heavy metal translocating P-type ATPase — protein MATDIELAISGMTCSSCANRIERKLNKLDGVTATVNYSTEKARVSYPEDVSTDVLLKTVADAGYAAVLPQAAPEAADGAEDDEQRDPLRDRVVISALLSVPVIAMGMVSAWQFTYWQWASLALAAPVVVWGAWPLHRAALVNARHGAATMDTLVSVGVLSAFGWSLYALFLGTAGETGMVHPFELTIDRADGASNIYLEVAAGVTTFILLGRWLEERAKRQSGAALRALATLGAKDVAVLRGPDGDRREERIPVEQLAVGDVFVVRPGEKVATDGVVVEGSSAVDASMLTGESVPVEVGVGDSVVGATVNAGGRLLVRATRVGSDTQLAQMARLVEEAQHGKAQVQRLADRISAVFVPTVMALSVATLGFWLGNDAGPTAAFTAAVAVLIVACPCALGLATPTALMVGTGRGAQLGILIKGPEVLESTRRVDTVVLDKTGTVTTGVMTVQKVVAAEGEDADEVLRLAGALEHASEHPIARAIATAAGDELPMVEDFTNLEGLGVQGVVDGYAVLVGRPRLLAEWSQHLSPELEAEMTAAQAEGSTPVAVGWDGRARGLVVVADAVKDTSGEAIRRLRDLGLTPVLLTGDNEAAARRVADEVGIETVIADVLPADKVAEVQRLQAEGRVVAMVGDGVNDAAALAQADLGLAMGTGTDVAIEASDLTLVSGDLRVAADAIRLARRTLATIKGNLFWAFAYNVAAIPLAAAGLLNPMLAGAAMAFSSVFVVTNSLRLRGFRSSLT, from the coding sequence ATGGCCACTGACATCGAGCTCGCGATCAGCGGCATGACCTGCTCGAGCTGCGCCAACCGCATCGAGCGCAAGCTCAACAAGCTCGACGGGGTCACCGCCACGGTCAACTACTCCACCGAGAAGGCCCGGGTCTCCTACCCCGAAGACGTCTCGACCGACGTGCTGCTGAAGACGGTCGCCGACGCGGGCTACGCCGCCGTTCTTCCGCAGGCCGCGCCCGAGGCTGCGGACGGGGCTGAGGACGACGAGCAGCGCGATCCCTTGCGCGACCGCGTCGTCATCTCCGCGCTGCTGTCCGTGCCCGTCATCGCCATGGGCATGGTGTCGGCCTGGCAGTTCACCTACTGGCAGTGGGCCTCACTGGCCCTCGCGGCCCCCGTGGTCGTGTGGGGTGCCTGGCCGCTGCACCGCGCCGCCCTCGTCAACGCCCGCCACGGCGCCGCGACGATGGACACCCTGGTTTCGGTGGGCGTGCTGTCCGCCTTCGGGTGGTCGCTCTACGCGTTGTTCCTCGGCACGGCCGGCGAGACCGGCATGGTCCACCCCTTCGAGCTCACCATCGACCGGGCCGACGGCGCCTCCAACATCTACCTCGAGGTCGCCGCCGGGGTGACGACCTTCATCCTGCTCGGGCGCTGGCTCGAGGAGCGCGCCAAGCGCCAGTCCGGCGCCGCGCTCCGGGCACTGGCGACCCTGGGCGCCAAGGACGTGGCCGTGCTCCGCGGTCCCGACGGCGACCGCCGCGAGGAGCGCATCCCGGTGGAGCAGCTCGCGGTGGGCGACGTGTTCGTCGTACGCCCCGGCGAGAAGGTCGCCACCGACGGCGTCGTCGTCGAGGGCAGCTCGGCGGTCGACGCGTCCATGCTGACCGGCGAGTCGGTCCCGGTCGAGGTCGGCGTCGGCGACTCCGTGGTCGGCGCGACCGTCAACGCCGGTGGCCGGCTGCTGGTCCGGGCGACGCGGGTCGGGTCCGACACCCAGCTCGCGCAGATGGCGCGACTGGTCGAGGAGGCCCAGCACGGCAAGGCGCAGGTGCAGCGGCTCGCCGACCGCATCTCCGCGGTCTTCGTGCCCACCGTGATGGCGCTGTCCGTCGCCACCCTGGGCTTCTGGCTCGGCAACGACGCGGGGCCGACGGCAGCCTTCACCGCGGCGGTGGCGGTGCTGATCGTCGCCTGCCCGTGCGCCCTGGGCCTGGCCACCCCGACCGCGCTGATGGTCGGCACCGGCCGCGGCGCCCAGCTCGGCATCCTGATCAAGGGACCCGAGGTGCTGGAGTCCACCCGCCGCGTCGACACGGTGGTGCTCGACAAGACCGGCACCGTGACCACCGGCGTGATGACCGTGCAGAAGGTCGTCGCCGCCGAGGGCGAGGACGCCGACGAGGTGCTCCGACTGGCCGGAGCCCTGGAGCACGCCAGCGAGCACCCGATCGCCCGCGCCATCGCGACCGCCGCCGGCGACGAGTTGCCGATGGTCGAGGACTTCACGAACCTCGAGGGGCTCGGGGTCCAGGGGGTCGTCGACGGGTACGCCGTCCTGGTCGGCCGTCCGCGGCTCCTCGCCGAGTGGTCCCAGCACCTCTCCCCCGAGCTCGAGGCCGAGATGACGGCGGCGCAGGCCGAGGGCAGCACCCCCGTGGCGGTCGGCTGGGACGGCAGGGCGCGTGGCCTCGTGGTCGTCGCCGACGCCGTCAAGGACACCTCCGGCGAGGCGATCCGCCGCCTGCGCGACCTCGGCCTCACGCCGGTGCTCCTCACGGGCGACAACGAAGCGGCCGCGAGGCGGGTGGCCGACGAGGTCGGCATCGAGACCGTGATCGCCGACGTCCTGCCCGCCGACAAGGTCGCCGAGGTGCAGCGACTCCAGGCCGAGGGCCGCGTCGTCGCGATGGTCGGTGACGGGGTCAACGACGCTGCGGCGCTCGCGCAGGCCGACCTCGGGCTGGCCATGGGCACCGGCACCGACGTCGCCATCGAGGCCAGCGACCTGACGCTGGTCAGCGGCGACCTGCGGGTGGCGGCCGACGCGATCCGCCTTGCACGCAGGACGCTGGCGACGATCAAGGGCAACCTCTTCTGGGCCTTCGCCTACAACGTGGCCGCGATCCCGCTGGCTGCCGCCGGGCTGCTCAACCCGATGCTGGCCGGTGCCGCCATGGCGTTCTCCAGCGTGTTCGTCGTCACCAACAGCCTGCGACTGCGCGGCTTCCGTTCGTCGCTCACGTAG